One Mercurialis annua linkage group LG3, ddMerAnnu1.2, whole genome shotgun sequence DNA window includes the following coding sequences:
- the LOC126672680 gene encoding uncharacterized protein LOC126672680, with product MQVSNSNDNVNTVYDHTTKFIVDLKERTCTCRKFDIDEIPCPHAMAIFKEFNQDPYKFCLHYFTKETILKTYEEAVYPVVDESLWNVPEEVAQKIVNTPQGRIKLGKPREKRIRSAGETTNHNKCSRCHIYGRNVKTCRNMSKKK from the coding sequence ATGCAAGTTTCAAATTCGAATGACAATGTGAATACAGTCTATGATCATACAACAAAATTCATTGTTGACCTCAAAGAAAGAACATGCACATGTAGGAAATTCGACATTGATGAAATTCCTTGCCCACATGCAATGGCAATATTCAAAGAATTCAATCAAGATCCTTACAAATTTTGTTTGCATTAtttcacaaaagaaacaataCTGAAGACTTATGAAGAAGCAGTATATCCAGTGGTAGATGAGAGTTTGTGGAATGTCCCGGAAGAAGTGGCACAAAAGATTGTTAATACACCACAAGGAAGAATAAAGTTGGGAAAGCCTAGGGAGAAAAGAATTAGATCTGCTGGAGAAACTACAAATCATAACAAGTGCAGCAGATGTCATATATATGGACGCAATGTGAAGACATGCAGGAATATGTCTAAGAAAAAATGA
- the LOC126672681 gene encoding uncharacterized protein LOC126672681 yields the protein MLQEKEQQIFIIRKLNINHNCSMVVRTSDQRQATSSVIGEYIKSKYTNLKIVYKPADILRDMRDDHGIKMSYSKAYRSKVVAQKMVRGKPCDSFSLIPSYLYMPMVANPGSFVKLELKDDNSFFYVFMALNASIKGWEFCIPVIAVDSTFLTLAYGGMLLTAFAQDGNGKIFPLAFSVVDSENDESWEWFMRRIRDAFHMRSNMCIVSDRHESIKNAAIGVFPEASHKSTKQLREAFHGAAKAYMTEAFDYYMKQLDGKCRGLKTYLQAVDYKKWARAHRKNNRHKVMTTNIAESVNSRIKAGKDLPITTLLEYLRKMVQEWSYANMHLPRSTFANLSKGTEDILNDNYIQSLKLVVWFNYVKLNK from the exons ATGCTTCAAGAAAAGGAACAACAGATTTTTATCATTCGAAAACTTAATATCAACCACAATTGCTCAATGGTTGTGAGAACTAGTGATCAAAGGCAAGCAACATCAAGTGTAATTGGTGAATACATTAAATCCAAGTACACCAACCTCAAAATTGTTTACAAACCAGCTGATATTTTGAGAGACATGAGAGATGATCATGGAATAAAAATGAGCTACTCTAAAGCCTACAGATCAAAAGTAGTAGCTCAAAAAATGGTAAGAGGAAAACCTTGTGACTCCTTTTCATTAATACCAAGCTACTTGTACATGCCAATGGTTGCAAATCCGGGTTCGTTTGTCAAGTTGGAATTAAAAGATGACAACAGcttcttttatgtttttatggcaTTAAATGCGTCTATAAAAGGATGGGAGTTCTGCATTCCGGTAATTGCTGTTGACAGCACTTTCCTTACTTTAGCTTATGGAGGTATGCTTTTAACAGCATTTGCACAAGATGGAAATGGTAAAATATTTCCTCTAGCTTTTTCAGTAGTGGATTCTGAAAACGATGAATCTTGGGAGTGGTTTATGAGGAGAATTAGAGATGCATTTCATATGCGAAGTAACATGTGTATAGTCTCTGATCGACATGAAAGCATAAAAAATGCAGCCATTGGTGTTTTTCCAGAAGCTTCTCAT AAGTCAACAAAACAGCTACGAGAAGCATTTCATGGGGCAGCAAAAGCCTACATGACTGAGGCATTTGACTACTACATGAAGCAACTTGACGGTAAGTGCAGAGGTTTAAAGACTTACCTACAAGCTGTTGATTATAAAAAATGGGCACGAGCACATCGCAAAAATAACAGGCACAAAGTCATGACAACTAATATTGCAGAATCAGTGAATTCCAGAATAAAGGCAGGTAAGGATCTCCCAATCACTACACTACTTGAGTACCTAAGAAAAATGGTGCAAGAATGGAGCTACGCGAATATGCATTTGCCACGATCAACTTTCGCAAACCTATCAAAAGGAACAGAAGATATCTTGAATGACAATTACATTCAATCACTGAAATTAGTGGTATGGTTTAATTATGTCAAATTAAATAAGTAA
- the LOC126672682 gene encoding uncharacterized protein LOC126672682, protein MGILVKDDSDYNSLLEILSKQLNINLMSTCLEIKYQVKNNYPPMKITDNGNVSFYLELKMNAPDYTIQDKNQQMHQDQHMRLAQQVKKGKEQLSDVINYATFLNNEFTHDEDKVESNFKDDNVITDTRHREIKEGQSYKNKTVLKSVLSSFAIHNHFQFKVRRSCERQYFLSCLDTNCTWKLNATRKGTSQIFIIRKLNINHNCSMVVRTSDQRQATSSVIGGYIKSKYTNLKIVYKPADILRDMRDDHGIKMSYSNAYRSKVVAQEMLRGKPYDSFSLIPSYLYMLVVANPGSFVKLELKDANSFLYIFMALNASIKEWEFCIPVIAFDGTFLTSAYGGMLSTACAQDGNGKIFPLAFSLVDFENDESWEWFMRRIRDAF, encoded by the exons ATGGGAATATTGGTTAAAGACGACAGTGACTATAACAGTTTATTGGAAATACTGTCAAAGCAACTCAATATCAACCTTATGTCAACTTGCCTGGAGATCAAGTACCAAGTCAAAAACAATTATCCACCAATGAAAATAACAGACAATGGAAATGTGTCATTCTACTTGGAGCTGAAAATGAATGCACCAGATTACACGAT TCAGGACAAGAATCAGCAAATGCATCAAGATCAACACATGAGGTTGGCTCAACAAGTGAAAAAAGGGAAAGAACAGTTGTCCGATGTGATAAACTATGCTACATTTTTGAACAATGAGTTCACACATGATGAAGATAAAGTGGAAAGTAACTTCAAAGATGATAATGTAATAACTGACACAAGACATAGAGAAATCAAAGAAGGACAGTCATACAAGAACAAAACTGTTTTGAAATCAGTTTTGAGCTCTTTTGCAATCCACAACCATTTTCAATTCAAGGTACGGAGATCATGTGAAAGGCAATATTTCTTGAGTTGTTTGGATACAAATTGCACATGGAAACTTAATGCTACAAGAAAAGGAACATCACAGATTTTTATCATTCGAAAACTTAATATCAACCACAATTGCTCAATGGTTGTGAGAACTAGTGATCAAAGGCAAGCAACATCAAGTGTAATTGGTGGATACATTAAATCCAAGTACACCAACCTCAAAATTGTTTACAAACCAGCTGATATTTTGAGAGACATGAGAGATGATCATGGAATAAAAATGAGCTACTCTAATGCATACAGATCGAAAGTAGTAGCTCAAGAAATGCTAAGAGGAAAACCTTATGACTCTTTTTCATTAATACCAAGCTACTTGTACATGCTAGTGGTTGCAAATCCGGGTTCGTTTGTCAAGTTGGAATTAAAAGATGCCAACAGCttcctttatatttttatggcaTTGAATGCGTCTATAAAAGAATGGGAGTTCTGCATTCCGGTAATTGCTTTTGACGGCACTTTCCTTACTTCGGCCTATGGAGGTATGCTTTCAACAGCATGTGCACAAGATGGAAATGGTAAGATATTTCCTCTAGCTTTTTCCTTAGTGGATTTTGAAAACGATGAATCCTGGGAGTGGTTTATGAGGAGAATTAGAGATGCATTTTAG
- the LOC126672683 gene encoding uncharacterized protein LOC126672683 produces MCRGLKTYLQAVDYKKWARAHCENNRHKVMTTNIAESMNSRIKAGKDLPITTLLEYLQKMVQEWSYANMHLSRSTFTNLSKRAEDILNGNYIQSLKLVVSNSNDYMKTAYNHTTKFIVDLKERTCTCWRFDIDEILCPYAMAILKEFNQDPYKFLADESLWNVPEEVAQKIVNTPQGRIKSGRPRKKELDLLGKLQIITSAADVIYMDTM; encoded by the exons ATGTGCAGAGGTTTAAAGACTTACCTACAAGCTGTTGATTATAAAAAATGGGCACGAGCACATTGCGAAAATAACAGGCACAAAGTCATGACAACTAATATTGCAGAATCAATGAATTCCAGAATAAAGGCAGGTAAGGATCTCCCAATCACTACACTACTTGAGTACCTACAAAAAATGGTGCAAGAATGGAGCTACGCGAATATGCATTTGTCACGATCAACTTTCACAAACCTATCAAAAAGAGCAGAAGATATCTTGAATGGAAATTACATTCAGTCACTGAAATTAGTG GTGTCAAATTCAAATGACTATATGAAGACAGCCTATAATCATACAACAAAGTTCATTGTTGACCTCAAAGAAAGAACATGCACATGTTGGAGATTCGATATTGATGAAATTCTTTGCCCATATGCAATGGCAATACTTAAAGAATTCAATCAAGATCCTTACAAATTTT TGGCAGATGAGAGTTTGTGGAATGTCCCGGAAGAAGTGGCACAAAAGATTGTTAATACACCACAAGGAAGAATAAAGTCGGGAAGGCCTAGGAAGAAAGAATTAGATCTGCTTGGGAAACTACAAATCATAACAAGTGCAGCAGATGTCATATATATGGACACAATGTGA